The following are from one region of the Jeongeupia sp. USM3 genome:
- a CDS encoding response regulator, with protein MRLLLAEDDDMIGRHLEAGLRDAGFSVDRAADGVAADLALQQQEYGLVLLDLGLPRADGLTVLRQLRQRGAATPVLILTARDAVADRIAGLDAGADDYLVKPFDFDELLARIRAVQRRHAGRASPLFEHGALRLDPASHQVWLGEREVALSAREYALLFELLQKPGTPLSRARLENRLYGWDEEVASNAVEVHIHALRRKLGAAWILNLRGVGYYVPRQPPEAA; from the coding sequence CCTCGAAGCCGGGCTGCGCGACGCCGGTTTCAGCGTCGACCGCGCCGCCGACGGCGTGGCGGCCGATCTGGCCCTGCAGCAGCAGGAGTACGGGCTGGTGCTGCTCGATCTGGGTCTGCCGCGCGCCGACGGCCTGACGGTGTTGCGCCAGCTGCGTCAGCGTGGTGCTGCGACCCCGGTGCTGATCCTGACCGCGCGTGACGCCGTGGCCGACCGGATCGCCGGGCTCGATGCCGGTGCCGACGATTACCTCGTCAAACCGTTCGATTTCGACGAGCTGCTGGCGCGCATCCGCGCGGTGCAGCGCCGCCACGCCGGCCGCGCCAGCCCGCTGTTCGAGCACGGTGCGCTCAGGCTCGATCCGGCCAGCCATCAGGTCTGGCTGGGCGAGCGCGAGGTGGCGCTGTCGGCGCGCGAGTACGCGCTGCTGTTCGAGCTGCTGCAAAAGCCCGGCACGCCGCTGTCGCGGGCGCGGCTGGAGAACCGGCTGTACGGCTGGGATGAAGAGGTTGCCAGCAACGCGGTCGAAGTCCACATCCACGCGCTGCGGCGCAAGCTCGGCGCGGCGTGGATCCTCAACCTGCGCGGCGTTGGCTATTACGTGCCCAGACAGCCGCCGGAGGCCGCATGA
- a CDS encoding ATP-binding protein — protein MSSLRRQLMLMLLGGMALVIAVAAALAFLRTRNEANELFDYQLRQLALSVVNQTFIPGRSSLRSTAGFDFVIQVWDPDGVQLYYSHPHRVLPAQVQLGYATAATSEGDWRTYAVAVPGKVIQIAQPMRTRNRLALDTAWRTTVPLLIALPLLLLGAWWVIGRALRPLEALRREVAARTPDALAPLPSGLAPEEVEPLIAETNRLLLRLGDALASQRAFTANAAHELRTPLAALQLQLASLERAPDDASRTAAIAELKTGLARAGHMLNQLLTLARNEAASEHAVLVLADIVTDVLAEQAPLAIAAGLDLGATDIDADVQVSGNADALRSLVANLVGNAIRYTPSGGRIDVALRRIDADGEGRAQLTVADSGPGIPEAEREQVFQRFYRRPGSAGSGSGLGLAIVRAVADAHRGAVTLGESPLAGLGVTVELPLVQG, from the coding sequence ATGAGCTCGCTGCGCCGACAACTGATGCTGATGCTGCTCGGCGGCATGGCGCTGGTCATTGCCGTCGCCGCCGCGCTGGCTTTCCTCCGCACCCGCAACGAGGCCAACGAGCTGTTCGACTACCAGTTGCGCCAGCTGGCGCTGTCGGTGGTCAACCAGACCTTCATCCCCGGGCGCTCGTCGCTGCGCTCTACGGCCGGCTTCGATTTCGTCATCCAGGTCTGGGATCCGGACGGCGTGCAGCTTTACTACTCGCACCCGCACCGCGTGCTGCCGGCGCAGGTGCAGCTCGGCTACGCCACCGCCGCGACCAGTGAAGGCGACTGGCGCACCTACGCCGTTGCCGTGCCCGGCAAGGTGATCCAGATCGCCCAGCCGATGCGCACGCGCAACCGGCTGGCGCTGGATACCGCGTGGCGCACCACGGTGCCGCTGCTGATCGCCCTGCCGCTGCTGCTGCTTGGCGCGTGGTGGGTGATCGGCCGGGCGCTGCGGCCGCTCGAAGCGTTGCGCCGCGAAGTTGCCGCACGCACGCCCGACGCGCTGGCGCCGCTGCCGTCCGGCTTGGCGCCGGAGGAGGTCGAGCCGCTGATTGCCGAGACCAACCGACTGCTGCTGCGGCTGGGCGATGCGCTGGCATCGCAACGCGCGTTCACCGCCAATGCCGCGCACGAACTGCGCACGCCGCTTGCCGCGCTGCAACTGCAGCTCGCCAGCTTGGAGCGCGCCCCGGACGACGCCAGCCGCACCGCGGCGATCGCCGAACTCAAAACCGGCCTCGCCCGCGCCGGCCACATGCTGAACCAGTTGCTGACGCTGGCCCGCAACGAAGCCGCGTCCGAACATGCCGTGCTGGTACTGGCGGACATCGTCACCGACGTACTCGCCGAACAGGCGCCGCTGGCCATCGCCGCCGGGCTCGATCTGGGCGCCACCGACATCGACGCCGACGTGCAAGTCTCCGGCAACGCCGACGCACTGCGCTCGCTGGTCGCCAACCTCGTCGGCAACGCCATCCGCTATACCCCGAGCGGCGGCCGGATCGACGTCGCGCTGCGCCGCATCGATGCGGACGGCGAGGGCAGAGCGCAGCTCACCGTCGCCGACAGCGGCCCCGGCATCCCCGAAGCCGAGCGCGAACAGGTGTTCCAGCGCTTCTACCGCCGCCCCGGCAGCGCCGGCTCGGGCAGTGGCCTCGGGCTGGCGATTGTTCGGGCCGTGGCCGATGCGCACCGGGGAGCTGTGACGCTGGGCGAGTCGCCGCTGGCGGGATTGGGGGTCACGGTTGAACTGCCGCTGGTGCAAGGCTGA
- a CDS encoding putative quinol monooxygenase: MLKVIAQDFIKPECVEEVMPLYRELVEKTKEEPLCLSYDLFINQKDSGHFVFVEEWPDRAALDAHCNTEHFRRLVPLINQHQRSPATFLLMDAFD, from the coding sequence ATGCTCAAAGTAATAGCTCAAGATTTTATCAAGCCGGAGTGCGTCGAGGAGGTAATGCCTCTATATCGGGAGCTGGTTGAGAAGACCAAGGAAGAACCGCTTTGCTTATCCTACGATCTATTCATCAATCAGAAAGATTCCGGGCACTTCGTATTCGTAGAGGAGTGGCCCGATCGGGCCGCTTTGGATGCGCACTGCAATACCGAGCATTTCAGGAGGCTGGTGCCGTTGATCAATCAGCATCAGAGGTCGCCAGCAACCTTTCTGCTTATGGATGCATTCGATTGA
- a CDS encoding DUF1801 domain-containing protein — protein MVQALVSPEGKPEVVIIYIFIFGFSGGVMSTSDLIEGLSAPEFINRKIAELGDWRGETLSKLRGLIKAALPDVVEEVKWMGTPVWSHGGIICTGETYKAKVKLTFLKGASLDDPAGLFNASLDGNARRAIDVQQDEDIDAEAFIALIRAAAALNASGAKSKKAK, from the coding sequence TTGGTTCAGGCGTTAGTGTCGCCGGAGGGCAAGCCCGAGGTCGTAATAATCTATATCTTCATTTTCGGATTTTCAGGAGGTGTTATGAGCACATCGGATTTAATCGAAGGTTTGTCCGCCCCCGAATTCATCAACCGCAAAATCGCCGAACTCGGCGACTGGCGCGGCGAGACCTTGAGCAAGCTGCGAGGTCTGATCAAGGCCGCGCTGCCGGATGTGGTCGAGGAGGTGAAGTGGATGGGCACGCCGGTGTGGTCGCACGGCGGGATCATCTGCACCGGGGAGACCTACAAGGCCAAAGTGAAGCTGACCTTCCTCAAGGGCGCGTCGCTCGATGATCCGGCCGGGCTGTTCAATGCCAGCCTCGACGGCAATGCCCGGCGGGCGATCGATGTCCAGCAGGACGAGGATATCGATGCCGAGGCGTTTATCGCACTGATTCGTGCAGCGGCGGCGCTGAATGCGTCCGGTGCAAAGTCGAAAAAGGCAAAGTAA
- a CDS encoding bifunctional 2-polyprenyl-6-hydroxyphenol methylase/3-demethylubiquinol 3-O-methyltransferase UbiG translates to MWDERYSTDDYAYGTAPNGFLADNVAALPKGRVLSLAEGEGRNAVFLATQGYAVTAVDASRVGLEKAGRLAEAHGVAIERVHADLAEFDPGEACWDGVVSIFCPLPSVLRKALHRKVVAALKPGGVFVLEAYTPAQLQHRTGGGSSADTMVTAAMLHEELAGLDFRHLRELEREVIEGTYHTGLGAVVQLIAAKPV, encoded by the coding sequence ATGTGGGATGAACGCTACAGCACTGATGATTATGCCTACGGCACTGCGCCGAATGGCTTTCTGGCCGACAACGTCGCTGCGCTGCCGAAAGGCCGGGTGCTGAGTCTGGCGGAGGGGGAGGGGCGCAATGCGGTGTTTCTCGCGACGCAGGGTTATGCGGTGACGGCGGTCGACGCATCGCGGGTGGGGCTGGAAAAGGCGGGCCGGCTGGCCGAAGCGCATGGCGTGGCGATTGAGCGGGTGCACGCTGATCTGGCCGAGTTCGATCCGGGCGAGGCGTGCTGGGACGGCGTCGTGTCGATTTTCTGCCCGCTGCCCTCGGTGCTGCGCAAGGCGCTGCACCGCAAGGTGGTCGCGGCGCTGAAGCCGGGCGGCGTGTTCGTGCTGGAAGCGTACACGCCGGCGCAGTTGCAGCACCGCACCGGCGGCGGCAGTTCGGCCGATACGATGGTGACGGCGGCGATGCTGCACGAGGAGCTGGCCGGGCTGGATTTCCGCCATCTGCGCGAGCTGGAACGCGAGGTGATCGAAGGGACTTACCACACCGGGCTGGGCGCGGTGGTGCAGTTGATCGCGGCGAAACCGGTGTGA
- a CDS encoding DegQ family serine endoprotease has product MQTQAKTWWPKLSALVVAAALGGAVGAVGSRALPLAGATPSAPAAVAQPAAPLPAPAAVGLPSFNDIVARYGPAVVNISTTGMTKTADVQQGPQLDPDDPFYEFFRRFGVPMQPQQRPQLTRGLGSGFIVASDGLILTNAHVVDGASEVTVKLTDKREFKAKVIGVDKPTDVAVLRINAKDLPTVKLGDPAASRVGDWVLAIGSPYGFENSVTAGIVSAKSRSLPDESYVPFIQTDVAINPGNSGGPLFNAAGEVIAINSQIYSRSGGFQGLSFSIPIDVVKQVEQQILAHGKVVRGQLGVMVQNVDQSLADSFGLKSPNGALISGVNPGGSGAKAGLKPGDIVLKFGDKPITASGDLPPLVASVKPGESVPMTIWRDGKEQVLSVKIDAAKDAKVAQAVSDEGQAKLGLAVRPLTAQEKAESGIGSGLVVGQVTGPAAKAGIQPGDVVLALNGTPVNSVEQLRSLSAKAGKRIALLIQRDDAQIFVPLDLG; this is encoded by the coding sequence ATGCAGACCCAAGCAAAAACCTGGTGGCCCAAGTTGAGTGCGCTCGTCGTTGCTGCGGCGCTGGGCGGGGCGGTCGGCGCTGTTGGCAGCCGAGCCTTGCCACTGGCCGGTGCGACGCCGTCGGCCCCGGCGGCGGTGGCCCAGCCTGCCGCGCCGCTGCCGGCACCCGCTGCCGTTGGCTTGCCCAGTTTCAACGACATCGTTGCCCGCTACGGCCCGGCGGTGGTCAATATCAGTACCACCGGCATGACCAAGACCGCCGATGTCCAACAAGGTCCGCAGCTCGATCCGGATGACCCGTTCTACGAGTTCTTCCGCCGTTTCGGCGTACCGATGCAGCCGCAGCAGCGCCCGCAGCTCACGCGCGGCCTCGGCTCGGGCTTCATCGTCGCATCGGACGGCCTGATCCTGACCAACGCGCACGTCGTCGACGGTGCCAGCGAGGTCACGGTGAAGTTGACCGACAAGCGCGAGTTCAAGGCCAAGGTGATCGGCGTCGACAAACCGACCGACGTGGCGGTGCTGCGCATCAACGCCAAGGATCTGCCGACGGTGAAGCTCGGAGACCCGGCTGCGTCGCGCGTCGGCGACTGGGTGCTGGCGATCGGTTCGCCGTACGGTTTCGAGAATTCGGTCACCGCCGGCATCGTTTCGGCCAAATCGCGCAGCCTGCCGGACGAAAGCTACGTGCCGTTCATCCAGACCGACGTGGCGATCAACCCGGGCAACTCGGGTGGGCCGCTGTTCAACGCCGCCGGCGAGGTGATCGCGATCAACTCGCAGATCTACAGCCGTTCGGGCGGCTTCCAGGGCTTGTCGTTCTCGATCCCGATCGACGTGGTCAAGCAGGTCGAGCAGCAGATCCTCGCCCACGGCAAGGTCGTGCGCGGCCAGCTTGGCGTGATGGTGCAGAACGTCGATCAGTCGCTGGCCGATTCGTTCGGGCTCAAGTCGCCGAACGGCGCGCTGATCAGCGGTGTGAACCCGGGCGGATCGGGTGCGAAGGCCGGGCTGAAGCCGGGCGACATCGTGCTCAAGTTCGGCGACAAGCCGATCACCGCATCGGGCGACCTGCCGCCGCTGGTGGCCAGCGTAAAACCGGGCGAGTCCGTGCCGATGACGATCTGGCGCGACGGCAAGGAGCAGGTGCTGTCAGTGAAGATCGATGCGGCCAAGGACGCCAAGGTGGCGCAGGCTGTGAGCGATGAAGGCCAGGCCAAGCTCGGTCTGGCGGTACGGCCACTGACGGCGCAGGAAAAGGCCGAAAGCGGCATCGGCAGCGGCCTTGTCGTCGGCCAGGTCACAGGCCCGGCGGCCAAGGCCGGCATCCAGCCTGGCGATGTGGTGCTGGCGCTGAACGGCACGCCGGTGAATTCTGTCGAGCAATTGCGCAGCCTGTCCGCCAAGGCCGGCAAGCGCATCGCGCTCTTGATCCAGCGTGACGATGCGCAGATTTTCGTGCCGCTGGATCTGGGATAG